A genomic region of Streptosporangium lutulentum contains the following coding sequences:
- a CDS encoding uroporphyrinogen-III synthase: MSSGSTTFERPSGFVAFVGAGPGDEGLLTLRGADLLSRADVVILDQEAYGSLLRHCRENVQVMDVAEEGAVSPKIVTSAKGGSSIVRLCPGDPMFFSSITEEVAACAKAEVDFEIVPGVPPATAVLTYAGIPAAVSVPEFRVVDATQIDDWSAYAAGAGTLVIYNGISEAVAIGKALISAGRPDSTPVAISSAGTTTEQYTVVTTLGRIGPDLKHAGMTEPTLIVVGEAVAMRDRLSWFETKPLFGWRVLVPRTKEQSASLVEQLRSYGAVPEEVPTISVEPPRTPQQMDRAIKGLVTGRYEWVAFTSANAVKAVREKFEEYGLDARAFAGLKVAAVGESTARALVQFGVKPDLTPSGDQSSEGLLAEWPPYDSMLDPINRVLLPRADIATETLVAGLTELGWECDDVTAYRTVRAAPPPAPTREAIKGGGFDAVLFTSSSTVRNLVGIAGKPHNVTVIAVIGPQTAKTAEEFGLRVDVMSDKPSASALAAALAEYGAKQRQAAVTAGDLPRRPSQTRRGARRRAK, from the coding sequence TTGAGCTCCGGAAGTACCACTTTCGAGCGCCCATCCGGGTTCGTCGCCTTCGTGGGCGCGGGCCCCGGTGATGAGGGGCTGCTCACATTACGTGGCGCGGACCTGCTCTCCAGGGCGGACGTCGTCATCCTCGACCAGGAGGCGTACGGCTCGCTGCTGCGTCACTGCCGCGAGAACGTCCAGGTCATGGACGTCGCGGAGGAGGGCGCCGTCTCGCCGAAGATCGTCACGTCGGCCAAGGGCGGCAGCAGCATCGTACGGCTCTGCCCTGGTGACCCGATGTTCTTCTCCTCGATCACCGAGGAGGTCGCGGCCTGCGCCAAGGCGGAGGTGGACTTCGAAATCGTGCCCGGCGTGCCCCCGGCGACGGCGGTGCTCACCTACGCGGGCATCCCCGCGGCGGTGTCGGTCCCGGAGTTCCGGGTCGTGGACGCGACCCAGATCGACGACTGGTCCGCCTACGCCGCGGGTGCGGGCACCCTGGTCATCTACAACGGCATCTCCGAGGCCGTCGCGATCGGCAAGGCGCTGATCTCCGCGGGCCGTCCCGACTCGACGCCGGTGGCGATCAGCAGCGCGGGCACCACCACCGAGCAGTACACCGTGGTGACGACCCTCGGCCGGATCGGACCCGACCTCAAGCACGCCGGGATGACGGAACCGACGCTGATCGTCGTCGGCGAGGCCGTCGCCATGCGTGACAGGCTCTCGTGGTTCGAGACCAAGCCGTTGTTCGGCTGGCGGGTGCTCGTGCCCAGGACCAAGGAGCAGTCGGCCAGCCTGGTCGAGCAGTTGCGGTCCTACGGTGCGGTGCCCGAGGAGGTCCCCACGATCTCCGTCGAGCCGCCGCGCACCCCGCAGCAGATGGACCGGGCGATCAAGGGCCTGGTCACGGGACGCTACGAGTGGGTGGCGTTCACCAGCGCGAACGCGGTCAAGGCCGTGCGCGAGAAGTTCGAGGAGTACGGCCTGGACGCCCGCGCGTTCGCCGGGCTCAAGGTCGCGGCCGTGGGCGAGAGCACCGCGCGGGCACTGGTGCAGTTCGGCGTGAAGCCCGACCTGACGCCGTCGGGAGACCAGTCGTCGGAGGGCCTGCTGGCCGAGTGGCCCCCGTACGACTCGATGCTCGACCCGATCAACCGGGTGCTGCTGCCACGCGCCGACATCGCGACCGAGACGCTGGTGGCCGGGCTGACCGAGCTCGGCTGGGAGTGCGACGACGTGACCGCCTACCGGACCGTCCGCGCCGCGCCGCCGCCCGCCCCGACCCGTGAGGCCATCAAGGGCGGCGGATTCGACGCGGTGCTGTTCACCTCGTCGAGCACCGTCCGCAACCTGGTGGGCATCGCGGGTAAGCCGCACAACGTCACGGTCATCGCCGTGATCGGCCCGCAGACCGCCAAGACGGCCGAGGAGTTCGGGCTCCGCGTTGATGTGATGTCCGACAAACCATCGGCTTCCGCCCTCGCCGCCGCGCTGGCCGAGTATGGTGCGAAGCAACGCCAGGCCGCGGTCACGGCGGGAGATCTGCCCCGCAGGCCCTCCCAGACCCGGCGAGGAGCCCGGCGCCGCGCCAAGTAG
- the hemC gene encoding hydroxymethylbilane synthase, producing MATTQSGLVAARLTELTGRAVELVGVTTFGDVTKAALTQLGGTGVFVSALRDKLIEGEIDFAVHSLKDLPTVQDPRVVIAAIPPRDDPRDALVSAAKLADLPAGAKVGTGSPRRVAQLRVLRPDLDYVPIRGNADTRIGKVASGELQGVVLAAAGLGRLGREAEISQIFEVEEMLPAPGQGALAVECRSDRDDLIDVLSVLDDARTRAAVTAERAVLNALEAGCAAPVGAYSADHGQELILTAAVVSIDGKRAVRKSTAGTCSAPMDLGRDLAAEMIAEGAGTLIGERAH from the coding sequence ATGGCGACGACCCAGTCGGGCCTGGTCGCGGCCCGCCTCACCGAGCTGACAGGCCGGGCCGTCGAGCTCGTCGGCGTCACCACCTTCGGCGATGTGACCAAGGCCGCCCTCACGCAGCTCGGCGGGACGGGCGTCTTCGTCAGCGCGTTGCGCGACAAGCTGATCGAAGGCGAGATCGACTTCGCGGTCCACTCGCTGAAGGACCTGCCCACCGTCCAGGACCCGCGCGTGGTCATCGCGGCGATCCCGCCGCGCGACGACCCCAGGGACGCCCTGGTGAGCGCGGCGAAGCTGGCCGATCTGCCGGCCGGTGCGAAGGTCGGCACGGGCTCCCCGCGCAGGGTCGCCCAGCTCCGCGTGCTCCGTCCCGATCTGGACTACGTCCCCATCCGGGGTAACGCCGACACCCGGATCGGCAAGGTCGCCTCCGGCGAGCTGCAGGGTGTCGTGCTGGCCGCCGCCGGACTCGGGCGGCTGGGCCGTGAGGCCGAGATCTCCCAGATCTTCGAGGTGGAGGAGATGCTCCCCGCCCCCGGTCAGGGGGCGCTGGCCGTGGAGTGCAGGTCCGACAGGGACGACCTCATCGACGTCCTGAGCGTGCTCGACGACGCCAGGACCCGCGCCGCGGTGACCGCCGAGCGCGCGGTGCTCAACGCCCTGGAAGCGGGATGCGCAGCTCCGGTGGGTGCGTACTCGGCCGATCACGGGCAAGAATTGATTCTGACCGCCGCTGTCGTCTCCATCGACGGCAAGCGCGCGGTGCGCAAGTCCACCGCCGGGACCTGTTCGGCGCCCATGGATCTCGGCCGCGACCTCGCGGCCGAGATGATCGCCGAAGGGGCTGGCACGTTGATAGGGGAGCGAGCACATTGA
- a CDS encoding glutamyl-tRNA reductase: MSVLVVGLSHRTAPVALLERVAVSGDALVKLLHDVQQDDHVAEAMVVSTCNRVEVYAEVDRFHPAVTGVSQLLSIHSGVPMEQLANNLYVHYEDRAVEHLFSVGSGLDSMVVGEGQILGQVRSALRLAQEEGTIGPTLNELVQQSLRVGKRSHTETGIDRAGASLVGVGLALAESALGPIQGKRALVVGAGSMSALSAATLQRAGVTDIVVVNRTHDRAVRLAQTVGGRAAAFDELTAELAEADLVISCTGAADVVITAAMVTPREMFLLDLALPHDVDPAVRRIPGVTLVDLESMQDGAIVAVTDDGGRAEAVTAVREIVAGEVEAYLSAERAARVTPTVVALRSKAAQVVEAELGRFVARVPEIDGRVREEVTQTVRRVVDKLLHEPTVRVKQLAESPAGDHYAEALRELFNLDPKVPNAVRHVETVDTKPSKKEAGL, from the coding sequence ATGAGCGTCCTCGTCGTCGGCCTGAGCCACCGGACGGCCCCGGTGGCCCTGCTCGAACGGGTGGCCGTCTCCGGTGACGCGCTGGTGAAACTGCTCCACGACGTTCAGCAGGACGACCACGTCGCCGAGGCCATGGTCGTCTCGACCTGCAACAGGGTCGAGGTCTACGCCGAGGTGGACCGGTTCCACCCCGCGGTGACCGGAGTCTCGCAACTGCTCAGCATCCATTCGGGTGTCCCCATGGAGCAGCTCGCGAACAATCTCTACGTGCACTACGAGGACCGGGCCGTCGAGCACCTGTTCTCGGTCGGCTCCGGCCTTGACTCGATGGTCGTGGGCGAGGGGCAGATTCTCGGCCAAGTGCGCTCGGCGCTCAGGCTCGCCCAGGAAGAGGGCACGATCGGCCCGACGCTCAACGAACTCGTCCAGCAGTCACTGCGGGTGGGAAAGCGCTCACACACCGAGACCGGCATCGACCGGGCGGGCGCCTCGCTCGTCGGGGTGGGGCTCGCCCTCGCCGAGAGCGCCCTCGGTCCCATCCAGGGCAAGCGGGCCCTGGTGGTCGGCGCGGGCTCGATGAGCGCCCTGTCGGCCGCGACCCTGCAGCGAGCCGGCGTCACCGACATCGTGGTGGTCAACCGGACCCACGACCGCGCCGTACGGCTGGCGCAGACGGTCGGCGGCCGGGCCGCCGCGTTCGACGAGCTGACGGCGGAGCTGGCCGAGGCCGACCTGGTCATCTCCTGCACCGGCGCCGCCGACGTGGTCATCACCGCCGCCATGGTGACGCCCAGGGAGATGTTCCTGCTGGATCTCGCCCTGCCGCATGACGTGGACCCCGCCGTACGGCGGATTCCCGGTGTGACCCTCGTCGACCTGGAGTCGATGCAGGACGGCGCGATCGTCGCCGTCACCGACGACGGCGGACGCGCCGAGGCGGTCACCGCCGTGCGCGAGATCGTCGCCGGTGAGGTCGAGGCCTACCTGTCGGCCGAGCGCGCGGCCCGCGTGACGCCGACCGTGGTCGCGTTGCGGAGCAAGGCGGCGCAGGTGGTCGAGGCGGAGCTGGGGCGGTTCGTCGCACGGGTTCCCGAGATCGACGGGCGGGTCCGCGAAGAGGTCACGCAGACCGTCAGGCGTGTAGTCGACAAATTGCTCCATGAGCCCACTGTGCGTGTCAAACAGCTCGCGGAGTCCCCAGCAGGCGATCATTATGCGGAAGCACTGCGTGAGCTGTTCAACCTGGATCCGAAGGTGCCGAATGCGGTGAGACACGTCGAGACGGTCGACACCAAGCCGAGCAAGAAGGAGGCAGGCCTGTGA
- a CDS encoding redox-sensing transcriptional repressor Rex, protein MIRRLSQARERGIPEATVARLPLYLRALNGMAERGLATVSSEDLATAAGVNSAKLRKDLSHLGSYGTRGVGYDVEYLVYQISRELGLTQDWAVAIVGVGNLGRALANYGGFVSRGFRVAALLDADPDVVGDHIAGLNVEHIDELEAVIKRRGVSIVVLATPAAAAQQVADRVIAVGVTSILNFAPVVLTVPEGVDIRKVDLSIELQILAFHEQRKTDRMTGGPAMAEEWPEAVDL, encoded by the coding sequence GTGATTCGCCGTCTGTCCCAAGCGCGTGAACGTGGCATACCCGAGGCGACCGTCGCCCGGCTGCCGCTCTATCTGCGAGCGCTGAACGGCATGGCCGAACGAGGACTGGCGACCGTGAGCTCCGAGGACCTCGCCACCGCCGCCGGCGTCAACTCGGCGAAGCTCCGCAAAGACCTCTCCCACCTGGGTTCTTACGGCACCCGCGGGGTCGGCTACGACGTCGAATACCTCGTCTACCAGATCTCCCGCGAGCTGGGCCTGACCCAGGACTGGGCCGTCGCCATCGTCGGAGTGGGTAACCTCGGGCGTGCGCTCGCCAACTACGGCGGGTTCGTCTCCCGCGGTTTCCGGGTCGCGGCGCTTCTCGACGCCGACCCCGACGTGGTGGGCGACCACATAGCGGGATTGAATGTGGAGCACATCGACGAGCTGGAAGCCGTGATCAAGCGGCGGGGAGTGTCGATCGTGGTGCTCGCGACACCGGCGGCGGCGGCACAGCAGGTGGCCGACCGGGTCATCGCCGTGGGGGTCACCAGCATCCTGAACTTCGCCCCCGTCGTACTCACCGTGCCCGAGGGCGTCGATATCCGTAAAGTCGACCTATCAATTGAATTGCAGATCCTTGCGTTCCATGAGCAGCGCAAAACGGATCGAATGACTGGGGGGCCCGCGATGGCCGAAGAGTGGCCCGAGGCGGTGGACTTGTGA